A window from Fragaria vesca subsp. vesca linkage group LG5, FraVesHawaii_1.0, whole genome shotgun sequence encodes these proteins:
- the LOC101300919 gene encoding uncharacterized protein LOC101300919: MACQMIHSWTLSGLVGAFLDLSIAYMLFCASALAFFTSKFLDLFGLSLPCPCDGLFGNPKNNYCFQKQLVQGPSEKIGRVQLQLKSKFPFDVMWSGDPHLHAKCKSDHESGHFEFEGDASCSSFSDGKGLSGVGRGSVSGNEQSCESGAVKLEERLDHKGKKVGGRRPSHGLRRCRTGASVDFGKLFSVSSCDVVQSDSQDMVTPINSRRPFHGMQRRRKGCSVDYAKVFSVSPYDMFQSGARDIANPPSSLSNVGNQGAEVPSSSDGMEAPKPERVSRLELNEHVGKTKSIENDASSVENFGANEHEKPAYDSNDKTMVRVLEQALDEEHTARTALYYELEKERSAAATAADEAMAMILRLQEEKASIEMEARQYQRMIQEKSIYDAEEMNILKEILLRREREKHFLEKEVEYYRKILFGNDQVDDDMHNVAATGAQSISRLPSKELLLMLERTSDSISEKSKLKMANSTSDYGAPSSDSQNRTLDLGTELPVPDLEEGDSSKQIDMHLLQSVDSHSHILNNMYEINHKVQEKGMVSVDEKRVSQGKEVQVLNAEGLELVEKTNPPNEHELDVAGSNVDQGSKDPLSSTPNTEPHVHDVHVIVEKSDFYNEKSAEKSEQLLANATLDISETLKSITGSGTEHKVHGVGSDTGSELSIVDGSQGKALPYDMRRNSMSSVDYEKSKIQNKLHRGGPDKTPNYMRRNSMSAVDYERWKIDNKVERGSSDTEPKDVRRNSMTAVDYERWKMGNKSFKGSSDTSPSPSVMRRNSMSAVDYERCKLDNEVEWLRERLRIVQEGREKLNFSVGHREREKVQRKLLEDIASQLQEIRQLTEPGKVKCQAALPPPSSKVMSKKRRWRTLSLGVHRST, from the exons ATGGCATGCCAAATGATACATTCATGGACACTAAGTGGGCTTGTTGGTGCATTTCTTGATCTCTCAATAGCCTATATGTTGTTCTGTGCTTCTGCTCTTGCTTTTTTTACATCAAAGTTTTTGGATTTATTTGGATTAAGTCTCCCTTGCCCTTGTGATGGGCTGTTTGGGAACCCCAAGAACAATTACTGCTTCCAGAAGCAGTTAGTGCAGGGCCCATCTGAGAAGATCGGCCGAGTTCAGTTGCAGCTGAAGAGCAAGTTCCCTTTCGATGTAATGTGGAGTGGAGACCCACATTTGCATGCGAAATGTAAGTCTGATCATGAGAGTGGGCACTTTGAGTTTGAGGGTGATGCATCATGCAGCTCGTTTTCGGATGGGAAGGGGTTAAGTGGGGTTGGGAGAGGTTCTGTTTCGGGGAATGAGCAGAGCTGTGAGTCTGGTGCGGTGAAATTGGAAGAACGGTTGGATCATAAGGGAAAGAAGGTTGGTGGTCGAAGGCCAAGTCATGGCCTTCGTAGGTGTCGCACGGGGGCCTCTGTTGATTTTGGAAAACTATTTTCGGTTTCCTCATGTGATGTGGTACAGTCGGATTCCCAAGACATGGTTACACCTATCAATTCAAGAAGGCCATTTCATGGTATGCAACGCCGCCGCAAGGGATGTTCTGTTGATTATGCGAAGGTGTTTTCTGTTTCACCATATGATATGTTTCAGTCGGGTGCAAGAGACATTGCTAATCCTCCTTCCAGCTTAAGTAACGTGGGGAATCAGGGTGCTGAAGTTCCTTCCAGTTCAG ATGGCATGGAAGCTCCGAAGCCAGAAAGAGTTTCGCGGCTTGAGTTGAATGAACATGTTGGTAAAACTAAATCGATTGAGAATGATGCTTCATCTGTTGAAAATTTTGGAGCCAATGAGCATGAGAAGCCAGCGTATGATAGTAATGATAAAACTATGGTTCGGGTGTTGGAACAAGCACTAGACGAAGAGCATACTGCCCGCACTGCTCTCTATTATGAATTGGAGAAGGAGAGAAGTGCTGCTGCTACTGCGGCGGATGAGGCCATGGCCATGATATTGCGTCTGCAAGAGGAGAAGGCATCAATTGAAATGGAGGCAAGGCAATACCAGAGGATGATACAGGAAAAATCAATTTACGATGCTGAGGAAATGAATATTCTCAAAGAGATCTTACTTAGGAGAGAAAGGGAAAAGCATTTCTTGGAGAAAGAAGTTGAGTACTACAGGAAAATACTCTTTGGAAACGATCAAGTTGATGATGACATGCATAATGTTGCTGCCACAGGAGCACAAAGTATTTCGCGGCTTCCAAGTAAAGAGCTGTTGTTGATGCTGGAACGGACAAGCGATTCAATTAGTGAGAAGTCAAAGTTGAAAATGGCAAATAGTACTTCAGATTATGGGGCACCATCAAGTGACTCACAAAACCGCACTCTGGATTTGGGGACAGAACTACCAGTTCCAGATTTGGAAGAAGGTGACTCTTCGAAGCAGATCGACATGCACTTGCTTCAAAGCGTTGACAGCCATTCACATATCTTAAATAATATGTATGAGATCAATCACAAGGTTCAAGAGAAGGGAATGGTGTCTGTGGATGAGAAACGTGTTTCTCAGGGAAAAGAGGTCCAGGTATTGAATGCTGAGGGACTTGAATTGGTTGAAAAAACTAATCCTCCTAACGAACATGAACTTGATGTAGCTGGTAGCAATGTGGATCAGGGAAGCAAAGATCCACTTAGCTCAACGCCCAATACAGAGCCTCATGTTCATGATGTTCATGTTATTGTTGAGAAGTCTGATTTCTATAATGAAAAGAGTGCTGAGAAAAGTGAACAGCTATTAGCAAATGCTACCTTAGATATTTCTGAAACACTTAAGAGTATAACAGGGTCGGGAACTGAGCATAAAGTGCACGGAGTTGGTTCAGACACGGGTAGTGAATTGTCAATAGTGGATGGCTCTCAAGGTAAAGCTTTACCTTACGATATGCGGAGAAATTCCATGTCTTCGGTCGATTATGAAAAATCAAAAATACAAAATAAACTGCACCGAGGTGGTCCAGACAAGACACCTAATTACATGAGGAGGAATTCCATGTCTGCAGTTGATTATGAAAGATGGAAAATCGACAACAAAGTGGAAAGAGGTAGTTCAGACACAGAACCTAAAGATGTGCGGAGAAATTCCATGACTGCAGTTGATTATGAAAGATGGAAAATGGGCAATAAATCTTTCAAAGGTAGTTCAGACACTTCGCCGTCACCTTCTGTCATGCGAAGAAATTCCATGTCTGCAGTTGACTATGAAAGATGTAAACTTGACAATGAAGTTGAGTGGCTTAGAGAAAGGTTAAGGATTGTGCAAGAGGGAAGAGAGAAGCTCAACTTCTCAGTGGGGCACAGAGAAAGGGAGAAAGTTCAGCGAAAACTTTTGGAAGATATAGCAAGCCAGCTCCAGGAGATTCGGCAATTGACCGAACCTGGAAAGGTCAAGTGCCAGGCTGCATTGCCTCCTCCATCATCTAAG GTTATGTCAAAGAAAAGACGATGGCGAACTTTGTCTCTAGGAGTGCATAGAAGTACCTAA
- the LOC101301206 gene encoding uncharacterized protein LOC101301206 has translation MTDDMEIKLMLEESLISSSCTECRICQVEDSVNEMEAPCRCNGTLTFAHRDCIQQWINLSYKATCEICKQPYEGGYRIPVPPPTPPPRQPTRREALDAIRARRAHVVVDAEVYQARLNAANSSILGRSLGCRIAPVLLSIFFCVLPVPMVESMAEDVLRFGDGLRDRLSEFAPGDLFVGLSLFETGMGAFTEHWIWSDRLFGCSGHHKDAPIYYGQQRAATVVSSLLMRGTRDGLDSPAAGPAWSALLRENNWAGILDPLDVHLRTLILRCSDFCQGTYETFNNDANSKYAGSSRYGHANFFDKVMLQDAANYEIASFLYATAQVSVPEAFLLHSMSRESWDRESNWIGYVAVTTDQYSKSIGRREIYVAWRGTTRNYEWINVLGAELVSAEQLLRPENNNTVNKTNSSTNELLPTSMSDRHRG, from the exons ATGACAGACGACATGGAAATCAAGCTCATGTTGGAGGAGTCACTCATCTCCAGCTCTTGCACTGAATGCCGGATATGCCAGGTCGAGGACTCCGTTAACGAAATGGAGGCTCCTTGCCGGTGCAACGGCACCCTCACG TTTGCCCACCGAGATTGTATCCAGCAATGGATCAACTTGAGTTACAAGGCCACTTGCGAAATTTGTAAGCAG CCGTATGAGGGTGGCTACAGAATACCGGTACCGCCGCCAACACCACCACCACGGCAGCCTACCAGGAGGGAGGCCCTGGACGCTATAAGGGCTAGAAGGGCTCATGTGGTAGTAGACGCAGAGGTATATCAGGCTAGACTAAATGCGGCTAATAGTTCCATTTTAGGTCGAAGTCTTGGATGCCGCATTGCTCCAGTCCTT CTATCGATTTTCTTTTGTGTTCTT CCAGTTCCTATGGTTGAATCTATGGCGGAAGATGTTCTCCGATTCGGAGATGGTTTGAGGGATCGATTATCTGAATTTGCACCTGGAGATCTGTTTGTTGGGCTCTCTCTGTTTGAAACTGGTATGGGAGCTTTTACTGAGCATTGGATTTGGTCAGATCGTTTGTTTGGTTGTTCCGGCCATCATAAAGACGCGCCGATCTACTATGGTCAGCAAAGAGCTGCGACTGTGGTTTCCTCCTTGCTGATGCGAGGGACTCGGGATGGTTTGGACTCGCCTG CAGCAGGTCCAGCATGGTCAGCTCTCCTCAGAGAAAACAACTGGGCCGGCATCCTGGACCCGCTGGACGTCCACCTCCGAACCCTGATCCTCCGCTGCAGCGACTTCTGCCAAGGCACCTACGAAACCTTCAACAACGATGCCAACTCCAAGTATGCCGGGTCCAGCCGCTACGGCCACGCCAACTTCTTCGACAAAGTCATGCTCCAAGACGCCGCCAACTACGAGATCGCCTCCTTCCTCTACGCCACCGCACAAGTTAGCGTCCCGGAGGCCTTCCTCCTCCACTCCATGTCTCGCGAGTCGTGGGACCGCGAGTCTAACTGGATCGGCTACGTCGCAGTCACCACTGACCAGTACAGCAAGTCCATCGGCCGCCGCGAAATCTACGTCGCCTGGCGCGGCACCACCCGCAACTACGAGTGGATCAATGTGCTGGGCGCCGAGCTCGTATCAGCCGAGCAACTGCTCAGGCCAGAGAACAACAACACAGTAAACAAGACCAACTCCTCCACGAATGAGCTGCTTCCGACGTCCATGTCCGATCGCCACCGAGGTTGA